The Coregonus clupeaformis isolate EN_2021a chromosome 8, ASM2061545v1, whole genome shotgun sequence genome has a segment encoding these proteins:
- the LOC121559974 gene encoding CD48 antigen-like → MSGGPFSCFSKQGILLLLLSNLHHGVGVSSYLSFHKTVGDSVEMPAGLEGQNVTLINWRYSEKDIAKFNSEGLYFHGSQFKGRLEMNAKDFSLTIRKLTLQDSGEYLVIAETDKQIPSKAVTLQVHEPISKVVIQTDITLLANHSCTVRLVCNVSCYSNLTYTWEKDNEVYTDAQQIHLSLSPAERDIIVTCNASNLVSWKSAFATVKCSNDTTTPEYLTGLVWYTIYVGVSVGGAVVLILTVAVAVFYCRGRRNTDSTVNTIYADVMINTIIKDTRSNSQVNPMSIYETVNDLAIPRLNEPQTLYDKIAFGRPEPPTSPYQKVL, encoded by the exons ATGTCTGGTGGTCCCTTCTCCTGCTTCTCCAAACAGGGAATACTCCTTCTCCTACTCTCCAACCTCCACCATG GTGTGGGTGTTTCTTCATACCTGTCATTCCACAAGACAGTAGGGGACTCCGTGGAGATGCCTGCAGGCTTAGAGGGGCAAAATGTCACTCTAATTAATTGGAGGTATAGCGAAAAGGATATTGCAAAATTCAACTCAGAAGGTTTATATTTCCATGGATCCCAGTTCAAGGGGAGACTAGAAATGAATGCCAAAGACTTCAGTTTAACAATTAGGAAACTGACTCTGCAAGACTCAGGGGAATATCTAGTTATTGCTGAAACAGACAAGCAGATTCCCAGTAAGGCTGTCACTCTGCAGGTTCACG agcctaTATCCAAGGTGGTGATCCAGACAGACATCACGCTATTAGCCAACCACTCCTGTACGGTGCGGCTGGTGTGCAACGTGTCCTGCTACTCCAACCTTACATACACCTGGGAGAAAGACAATGAGGTGTACACGGACGCCCAGCagattcacctctctctctctcctgcagagaGAGACATCATTGTAACATGCAATGCCTCCAACCTAGTCAGCTGGAAATCTGCCTTTGCAACAGTAAAGTGTAGTAATGACACAACCACACCAG AATATTTGACAGGACTGGTGTGGTATACCATCTATGTCGGAGTATCAGTAGGAGGCGCTGTGGTGCTGATCCTCACTGTAGCTGTGGCAGTGTTCTACTGCAGGGGCCGCCGTAACACAG ACAGCACTGTCAACACAATATATGCTGATGTTATGATCAACACAATCATTAAAGAT ACAAGATCGAACAGTCAGGTAAACCCAATGTCCATCTATGAGACTGTCAATGATCTGGCTATCCCAAGATTGAATGAG CCGCAGACTCTGTATGACAAGATCGCATTTGGACGCCCAGAgccccccacctctccctaccAGAAAGTACTGTGA
- the LOC121563029 gene encoding uncharacterized protein LOC121563029 codes for MTIPAVSKSDEGFYKCKSTEGESPESWVTVRGITPGPSTSVLVVVVVGLVVAGVLLAILLVLLCRYKNAKGSCCNRIFSPPQPHSTNLDPQQDQGSTQGQAPDAGYTHLQHGGANIYDAITPSYNNDNDAAAATAGPSDVMYAQIQLKKLDKKKKKKPADPKENPVYSEVKLGKATAATGHAEVDLKQKAKAKKKKETETPPEADSVYSQVKPVTAPGP; via the exons atgACCATCCCTGCAGTATCCAAGTCAGATGAAGGCTTCTATAAGTGTAAATCTACTGAAGGAGAATCACCAGAGAGCTGGGTGACAGTGAGAG GCATAACTCCTGGACCCTCTACATCAGtcctagtagtagtggttgtgggCCTGGTTGTTGCTGGTGTTCTACTGGCCATTCTCCTGGTACTGCTGTGTCGATATAAAAACGCCAAAG GTTCCTGTTGTAACAGGATATTCTC GCCCCCCCAGCCACACAGCACCAACCTGGACCCCCAACAGGACCAAGGATCTACCCAGGGCCAGGCTCCTGATGCTGGGTATACACACCTGCAGCATG GTGGCGCTAACATCTACGATGCAATCACTCCCTCATACAATAATGACAATG atgctgctgctgctactgctggacCAAGTGATGTGATGTACGCCCAGATTCAACTCAAAAAGTTGGACAAGAAAAAGAAAA aAAAGCCAGCTGATCCAAAAGAAAATCCAGTCTATTCTGAGGTCAAGTTAGGGAAGGCCACAG CAGCAACTGGACATGCTGAGGTTGACCTTAAACAGAAGGCCAAAGCCAAGAAGAAGAAAG AAACAGAAACCCCACCTGAGGCAGATTCGGTCTATTCTCAAGTGAAGCCAGTCACAGCCCCAG GACCTTGA
- the LOC121559975 gene encoding SLAM family member 8-like, translating into MSGGPFSCFSKQGILLLLLSNLHYGVVVSSYLSFLKTVGDSVTMPAGLEGQNVTLIMWRYSETDIAEFNSEGLYFHGSQFKGRLEMNANDFSLTIRKLTLQDSGEYLVFAETDKQLPTKAVTLQVHEPISKLVIQTHIKLLAKHSCSVWLVCNAFSYSNLTYTWKRDNEMYMDVQQIHFSLSPAEGDISVTCNASNIISWKTALATVKCSNDTTDLGLAWYTNYIRASVGGAVVMILTVVVAVCYCRGRRDTGMYSLGPLTILKVTFQVVLEIFFR; encoded by the exons ATGTCTGGTGGTCCCTTCTCCTGCTTCTCCAAACAGGGAATACTCCTTCTCCTACTCTCCAACCTCCACTATG GTGTGGTTGTTTCTTCATACCTGTCATTCCTCAAGACGGTAGGGGACTCTGTGACGATGCCTGCAGGCTTAGAGGGGCAAAATGTCACCCTAATTATGTGGAGGTATAGCGAAACGGATATTGCAGAATTCAACTCAGAAGGTTTATATTTCCATGGATCCCAGTTCAAGGGCAGACTAGAAATGAATGCCAATGACTTCAGTTTAACAATTAGGAAACTGACTCTGCAAGACTCAGGGGAATATCTAGTTTTTGCTGAAACAGACAAGCAACTTCCCACTAAGGCTGTGACTCTGCAGGTTCACG agcctaTATCCAAGTTGGTGATCCAGACACACATCAAGCTATTGGCCAAACACTCCTGTTCAGTGTGGCTGGTGTGCAACGCATTCAGTTACTCCAACCTCACCTACACCTGGAAGAGAGACAATGAGATGTACATGGACGTCCAGCAGattcacttctctctctcaccagcagAGGGAGACATCAGTGTAACGTGCAACGCCTCCAACATAATCAGTTGGAAAACTGCCTTAGCGACAGTAAAGTGTAGTAATGACACAACCGACCTAG GGCTGGCATGGTATACCAACTACATCAGAGCATCAGTAGGAGGCGCTGTGGTGATGATCCTCACTGTAGTTGTGGCAGTGTGCTACTGCAGGGGCCGCCGTGACACAGGTATGTACAGCTTAGGGCCCTTAACTATACTTAAAGTTACATTTCAGGTGGTTCTAGAAATATTCTTCAGATGA